The genomic region CATCGCCGCGGGCACCGTTCCCGATCCGCTGGTCGGCTCGGCGCAGCAGGGCGCGGCGGAGGCGCTGTTCGGCATCGGCACCTCGCTGAGCGATCAATCCAGCACCGACACCGCCGTGCTCTATCTCCGGCTCGCGCTTTATCTCGATCCCCATCACGATCTGGCGCGGCTGGTGCTGGCCGACCGTTACGAGAATCTGCAGAAATACGACGACGCCATCGCGACCTATCGCGACATGGATCATGACGGGCCCTATTGGCCCGCGGCGTCGGTGCAGGCCGCGGTCGATCTCGGCAAGCTGAAGAGGTATGACGAGGCGGTTTCGGAGCTTCAGCGCCTCGCCAAGGACCGGCCGGACGACCTCGCGGTGTGGACCGCGCTGGGCGACATCTATCGCGACGAGGAAAAATACACCGAAGCCGCCGACGCCTACGATCGTGCGATCAAGACGCTCAATCCCGTCGCCGACAAGGATTGGCCGCTGTTCTACGCCCGTGCGGTGTCGGAGGAGCGCTCCAAGCAATGGCCGGACGCCGAGCGCGATCTGCTTCAGGCGCTGAAGCTCAGCCCCGATCAGCCGCAGGTGCTCAATTATCTCGGCTATAGCTGGGTCGACCAGGGCAAGAACCTGGCGCAGGCGCTGGCGATGCTGGAGAAGGC from Candidatus Binataceae bacterium harbors:
- a CDS encoding tetratricopeptide repeat protein encodes the protein GRFLEAAKRDDDARALYTRFLTQESLAPVCQAGLARIAAGTVPDPLVGSAQQGAAEALFGIGTSLSDQSSTDTAVLYLRLALYLDPHHDLARLVLADRYENLQKYDDAIATYRDMDHDGPYWPAASVQAAVDLGKLKRYDEAVSELQRLAKDRPDDLAVWTALGDIYRDEEKYTEAADAYDRAIKTLNPVADKDWPLFYARAVSEERSKQWPDAERDLLQALKLSPDQPQVLNYLGYSWVDQGKNLAQALAMLEKARTLSPYDGYIVDSVGWAYFRLGRYDMAVKTLEDAVLLVPGDATINDHLGDAYWKAGRKVEARYQWSNALAFDPDAKEKAAIELKLKSGLALADGSGD